The following proteins come from a genomic window of Rutidosis leptorrhynchoides isolate AG116_Rl617_1_P2 chromosome 10, CSIRO_AGI_Rlap_v1, whole genome shotgun sequence:
- the LOC139871066 gene encoding uncharacterized protein translates to MKILSLNIRGMGSGKNSKFGDLKKLCISERPSIFAIQESKCHFKDENWVQALWGSKDCGNIQKEMVGKSGGQFLIWDKTVFEASSELISEFFITIRGFWKSSKEESIIVNVYGPHDDASKRKLWESLDNILGIDEVSWVLCGDFNEVRDSSERLNCEFVENRAKRFNEVIEKHGLIDVPLGGRKFTRVSKDDRKMSKLDRFLVSNKFLALWSGIKVVPLDRDLSDHCPIVLSDGDINFGLKPFKLFDEWFRVEGVEKIIEQYWGEDLVGSRKDCVFRNKLKRLKGCLKEWSKGKFGNLEVDISNSKKEAMGLEIKAESGTLSDGEYVRWLESRKNGLKMRK, encoded by the coding sequence ATGAAGATACTATCTTTGAATATTCGTGGTATGGGGAGTGGTAAAAATTCTAAATTCGGGGATCTCAAAAAACTTTGTATTTCGGAAAGGCCCTCCATTTTTGCAATTCAAGAATCTAAGTGTCACTTTAAAGATGAGAATTGGGTCCAGGCTCTTTGGGGTTCTAAAGATTGCGGTAATATTCAAAAGGAAATGGTGGGTAAATCGGGTGGGCAATTTCTAATTTGGGACAAGACAGTGTTTGAAGCTAGTAGTGAACTCATTAGTGAATTCTTTATTACTATTCGGGGTTTTTGGAAAAGTTCAAAGGAAGAATCCATCATTGTTAATGTTTACGGGCCACACGATGATGCGAGTAAAAGAAAATTGTGGGAGTCGCTTGATAATATCTTGGGGATTGATGAGGTTTCGTGGGTGCTTTGTGGCGATTTTAATGAGGTTAGGGATAGTAGTGAGAGACTTAATTGCGAATTTGTTGAAAATAGGGCTAAGCGCTTCAACGAAGTTATTGAAAAGCATGGACTCATTGATGTGCCCCTTGGCGGTCGAAAGTTTACACGAGTCAGTAAAGATGATCGTAAGATGAGTAAGCTTGATCGGTTTCTTGTGTCTAATAAATTCCTTGCTTTATGGTCGGGTATCAAGGTGGTTCCGTTGGATAGAGATTTATCGGATCACTGTCCGATTGTTTTATCGGATGGTGATATTAACTTCGGTCTAAAACCCTTTAAATTATTTGATGAGTGGTTCCGGGTGGAAGGGGTGGAAAAAATAATCGAACAATATTGGGGAGAAGACTTAGTTGGTTCTAGGAAAGATTGCGTTTTCCGTAACAAATTGAAAAGGTTAAAAGGATGCTTGAAAGAATGGAGTAAAGGAAAGTTTGGTAACTTAGAGGTTGATATCAGTAATTCCAAAAAGGAGGCAATGGGGCTTGAAATAAAGGCGGAATCGGGTACGCTGTCTGATGGAGAGTATGTTCGGTGGCTTGAATCGAGAAAAAATGGCTTGAAAATGAGAAAATAA